The proteins below are encoded in one region of Scleropages formosus chromosome 19, fSclFor1.1, whole genome shotgun sequence:
- the tcf15 gene encoding transcription factor 15 — MTTFAMLRPLASQLVYPDLSAMSEDEEENRSESDGSSDQSYGCCASADKRRRTSRKSAAGGAGGASGAGPSVVMVKQRNAANARERDRTQSVNTAFTALRTLIPTEPVDRKLSKIETLRLASSYISHLANVLLLGDGGEQGQPCVSSVYSAQGDAHREGKQPRTICTFCLSNQRKGVKDGRDCLRMRSVSSLRMSRR, encoded by the exons ATGACGACCTTCGCCATGCTGAGGCCTCTGGCATCTCAGCTCGTGTACCCGGACCTCAGCGCCATGTccgaggacgaggaggagaaCCGCAGCGAGAGCGACGGCAGCTCGGACCAGAGCTACGGCTGCTGCGCGAGCGCCGACAAGCGCCGCAGGACGTCCCGCAAGTCGGCGGCGGGCGGCGCGGGCGGCGCGAGCGGCGCGGGCCCCAGCGTCGTCATGGTGAAGCAGCGCAACGCGGCCAACGCCCGCGAGCGCGACCGCACGCAGAGCGTGAACACGGCCTTCACGGCGCTGCGGACTCTCATCCCCACCGAGCCCGTGGACAGGAAGCTGTCCAAGATCGAGACCCTGCGCCTGGCCTCCAGCTACATCTCGCACCTGGCCAACGTGCTGCTGCTGGGCGACGGGGGCGAGCAGGGGCAGCCGTGCGTGAGCTCCGTGTACAGCGCGCAGGGGGACGCGCACAGGGAGGGCAAGCAGCCCAGGACCATCTGCACCTTCTGCCTGAGCAACCAGAGGAAAGGG GTGAAGGATGGCAGGGACTGTCTCAGGATGCGTAGTGTCAGTTCACTACGAATGAGTCGCAGATAG